The following DNA comes from Anopheles arabiensis isolate DONGOLA chromosome 3, AaraD3, whole genome shotgun sequence.
CTCGCACAGCCTCCCagcgatacacacacacacacacacacacacacacacacacacacacacacacacacacacacacacacacacacacacacacacacacacacacacacacacacacacacacacacacacacacacacacacacacacacacacacacacacacacacacacacacacacacacacacacacacacacacacacacacacacacacacacacacacacacacacacacacacacacacacacacacacacacacacacacacccacacacacacacccacacccacacacacacacacacacacacacacacacacacacacacacacacacacacacacacacacacacacacacagacaataaaaaaaacgtaaaaactCCCAATCACCGGGTTTCGATCTTTTGCATGCGAACAAATAATGGCCTTTACCACCCAGTGTGcacaaatattcgaacgaaaTTTTGACGGCCATCCCTCCTGTCTCTTCCTGCAAGGGTCGTAGCGTACAGTGCAGGTCGTTAGCGAACGGTGCTCCAACTTGTCCGGCGgggtagcaacaaaaaagcccaTCCGAGTATCGTCCATTATCATCCGACCATCGTTGCCGGTCGTGTTGCCCCACCACACGGTAGACCCGAGCACTGTTTTCAGCTCAGCCGAATAAAAGGATCCCAGAACCGCCTTGGCCGTACAGCGGCCAAACCACCTGTGCTGTCCGACGCGGAGGCACAGTTTTTGACAAATTGCACCGAAAAGTTCAATACGTAGTGAGGCTGAGAGCCACCATAACTCCACGAACGGTTACACACGAATGGTGGAAAGGCCACCGTGGTTCAGCGGTACAGCGGAAGTGGACTGGTGGTGGCAATAAATTAACGAAATTATCATACCGTACCGGATGCTGGGAGTAAGGGAAAGGACACTCATGTTTCATTGTTTGTTGCGCTGGCAATGGAGTTCTAATGGTCCGTCGGGCAATGGAGGGGGAGGAAAGAATGAGTTGTGGACATtgattttgctgttgttattatCAGGTCAATACACAAGCTCCCAAAATGTAAACAGAGGCGAAAAGACTGGTTCTGTATGCCCGATTGCATACTGTTAGGCGCGGGAAGTAATCTTGTATTTTCTCATTCAATTGACAAAACTTACATTAAAACGCCTAAATATACGTAATATATATCATTTAAGCATGAATATCTCTTCTAACAAGCTAACTCCAACTGAAAAGTCTCTTATCGATATTGCCTGCAGCTCCTACTACAAAGCcaatcgatcgtttatgatccTTCGCATTCACAAAACACGATTTAATGATCGTTAACCAAACTCGCCACTCCTGCTACAATAATGACTACTGTGGCACTGTTGTGTTTATTTCCACTCAATTGACCTGCGATATGTAGCGCTGCACCTCCATGTCCAAGACCATCGATTTTCCTTCATCCGACTATCAAAACAATGTCAGTGTGTCGTCAGTGTTTTTGGGGGCGGATTTTTAGCTGTCCACCCTCTGTGACACCGAGAATCGAAGTGAACACGCAGTGAGTATGCGTTTGTGTGCTTGTACGCCCTCATGCTCAATAAAATCGTCCCGCTGCTGCGTAATGAACACGCGGGTACGCCACTCGGTACGCGTAAAAGCACTTTCCTTTCCGCGCTGGATGGAATGAAAATGTGCCACCACCCCGGCTCCAACGACATTTCTcaacaaaaacccacacatTCGCATACGGATACACATGAGTTTTCGTGTTGTgttgggaaaacaaaacctccaCCATCGGTCGTGCCCGTGATGGTGTTGCTGAACCCGTCGTCAGTTGGCAGCGATGGAATCAGTCAGAGCCGCGCTACCCGCGTGCGGTGTGCTTTATTCCACGTTTTGCAGAAAACGCCAAATGCGCGCGTACTGTTGAACGACTTGACGACATGTTTCGGTTCGGTGTCGAGCGAAATGGTACCGGGCTGGTGGGTGGAAACCCCCTTTGCTGCCTGGCTAATGAgtagcaggagcagcagcagtggcagcagtggCAGGGTGTAGCGTTTTAGCTCCTCGAGCCTACTGGCGTACCGGAAGTTTGACGGCGCGTATGAGACGCTTCCGCCTTTTTCGGTGCGCACACAATTAGTTAATTTGCCTAGTGGGATTGTGGCGCAGGgaggatgggggggggggggcagatGGGTGGGTTTGCAAAACAGAAATTGtggaaaaagttttccatccCGTTTAGCTGTTGACTGATTTCAGCGTGTTTCGAAGGATTGACGGAGTGCGGGCAGGATTCGTTTTGGGGAAAAAGGATGGTAATGGAACAATGGTAGCAGCGGGCGTTGATtgctttgtgtatgtgtgttgtgtaggGTAATGAACGTACCGAACATGAGCTCCACGGATAGCGTTACATATTTCGGTGTTTGAGTAGCTGATCCTTCCTTCCTGTAGTGCTACAATTTGGATCAAGCAGCTTTTCGCGCTTAAACTACACGTTACAAGGGCTTAGCTTCATTGACGTttaaatgtgttaaaaaaaacaataataaaataagtCAGTAAACATTTGATAAACAAAAGAGATGATCCAgttacagcaaaaaacaaggaCCGATGGTGCTATGGTTTATTGGATAAAGGCAAGCTAAGTTTAGCTAAGCTACAAAGCTCGTAGAGCTGTAaagcgcctgaaagtatgcacaataatttaaaacgttTCGTGACGCTCATTCCAGCGAGGCCTTTGTGACTCAAAAATCTagttggaatttattttaatcaaatattgcatacatttcggCGTTATGTTCCACTCTGAAAGGTAATTTTACGAGCATTTcagctttttttctatctaTATTAATGATTGTGAACGACCTACCAAAGAAACATATATATCTTTGGAAAGTTACATATTTTTAGACTTCATAATAATTTCTAACCTAACACTCTTTCAAAACTAAAACATTGTACCTTGCAATGCTAACGAATAACATCCCTACATTTCCCAAATTCCAAACAAAGTACAATGTAGCTAATGTCTCCCATGCGGAAGTAAGCAACGTACTTAAGCACAACAATTTACACCCTATAGCGAATCATTCCTACACCATAGCCACAAGATAACACTCCCAATACGGCACGACTTTGGAGCATTCGCATCAGCCACACAACCGCTGCCAGTGTGACTGTGAAAATCTAAAATCTAATTTGTTGCCCGTCAGTCTGCCACCAAAAACCGGAGAGACCGTTAGCCGAGGGGGGATGATTTTATGCACCATCAAAAAGCATCCTCCCGGTGggatgttgatgttgatgggaTTTCATTGCGTTCCGGTTGCGTTTGCGGGGTTCGTTTGCAATATTACATTCGCTTTTACATTTTACCATGATTCAGCTGTACATCAAAAGCTGGTTGTGAATAAAACACGGCCGTCGCGGCAACTTTTGGCGTGCTGGTTATAGGTTCACTCCGTAGCCGTAGTCGCCCTCCAACGAGTCGGTTCCGGTTTTGTGCTCGTGCCAGCTGCCCGGTCCAAAAGCGCCCGGCGACAAGCGAAGGCTCCATAATTCATGCTTAACGACAGCTGAAAGAAATAACCTCTCCGCTTGCTATTTCTGTTCGAACTGGCTGCGCTATCGCGTTGGGTGCTCGGGGTGCGTCATCGGTCTAGACGCTGACTTTGACAGCGGTCCAACGttattttgtaatatttcTTGTAAAACCAAATTTCTATGGCAATTTTAAGGTCtccgcttttttttaattaaaaacagtTTCACCACTTTCAATACCGCATTAAAAAACGGTGAAATAAATAGTTTTACAACTCAAGCATTGCAAACCACCCCGGCATTGGACAGAACCAACGTTATTTCTTCTTGTGGTAAAGTAACGGCTCGGAGAAATAATACTTTGCCGGACAAAGTTTTCCTAGAAAACGTGCAAACTTTGCTACGGCTTCAAAAGATTGCACCCGCGCGCAGGCAACCTTCCACAACCGATACAATGTATCCGAGgtctctgtgtctgtgtgtgtgagtgtcatTTAGTGCTCAGCATCTCAGAATACCAATGCATCGCCCGACCCCCGACGGGCGCTAAATGAAGCAGCGCTGCAAAAGCCCGTAACGGAGGCCAACCTTCCATTAGCAGTGCTGAAACGGGGAAAGTAAATTAAAGGAAAGCAAAGCATCGTacgtaaaaaaaacgataactTTTTGCCAACCAACTATCCACTTTTCCGGATTATGCCTTTCAAACACGAAACGCTGCAACACTCGATCCTAACTCACCAGCCATCAcgatcaccatcatcatcgtcgtcgtcgtcgtcatcagtTCAAGAGTCGTTCGTAGTGCGGCGGAATTTCATGACGGGACGGCGGTCCCTCACTTTATGGGCAACTGTTTCAAGTTTAATAATTGAAGCTGAAGTTCGCccgaactcggaactcggtcGGGCAGCGACAGGGCACGGGAAACCTTGACAAACATTCCAAGAATCGCTCTTGCACCGATGCCCGCTGCTGCGTGGTTACACTTAATGTGGTTTGGGATTTTCATGCTGCCGCTGTGTTCCTCTAATGGACCAGAGGCTTTGCTGCCCCAATGGCTCGAAATCTCCGGATGCCGAATGGTGGGATTTAGATACgattgcgctgctgctggttgtttGGTTATTTGtcggtgtgtatttttgtgcgtttgtttgcttgtgtctgtgtgtgtgtgggttgctTAATTGCTTATCCCCGGTGGAATTTGCTGCAAGGAATCTTCTTCAAACCATAATAATATGATGCCGCTTTTGGTATGCTTTGATGTTTTTCCTCCCACCGCTGCACAGCTCTCCCGGTGGATGGTTGAATGTTTGAAGGCTTAAAAAAAGCCCAACTTTACTGTAATCGATCAAATTGGACATTCCTGTACAATCGCTCCCTTTCACGCCACACAAGTTCGTTGCAGTGGTTAACTCGTTGCGGCATACTTCGATAATGACATCAACACCCATTCGCATCGCTTGCTATGATTGACTTTTTCCATTCGCAATCCTGCATTTCGATACCGAAATTATAAGTCAGGCGTAATCGTATCGTCAGGCGGGGCACAGGACAGGGCAAGGAAATGGAATGCAGTATTCGGCTGAACGGGAAGGGTGCATAAAACACATCGAGTGTAGCAGTGTGTATGCATTGGGGAATAATTTTGCGCCAATAAAAATGTGCCGCGAAGGGGAACGTTGTTTGAGCAGGAGACTGCAGTTCCGGCCGACGGTTTTCGGTACGGTTCGTTGAGCGCAAAGTTCATTGCGCTACGGATTGATAATTGTAAAGCGAATACGCATTATGCGTGCTGGCCCAATCCCGCGAACCCATGAACGGTTGCAATTATGCGATTGAACATTTTGTAATTTTCATTGATTGCAGCGCACATCCGGTGCCACGGAAATCGTTCAACGAATCGTTCTGAAAGCTCGCGAGGCTTCTAAATGTATGTCCAGAAACGCGTAGTTCCACGAAAATGGCTCTCGGGATATAAGGATAGCTCCAGCGCTATGTTTCGCCTCGATGCTCACCAGCCGAATGGAGCGtttcaaatgcaaacaaattgaatttgtaCGCCTTGCGCTAATCGATTGCTACAAACAGTTCCCGAGAAGCGAGACTCTTCGATTAAATGATGCTTTTAAAGCGCTCGCGTTGGTCTTTTTGCTGTCCAACTTCAACAGTGCGCAAGAAGCGTTTCTGTACTTTCTcttatctttttttgtaaagcCAAACACCGTTGCGGTTTTGCCATACAATGTGCTGTACGTGGCGTGTGTTTCACCACCATCGTCTTTTGCGTCGGATTTTCTCATGTCCAAATATATTAACCACCGAGACCGGAGTGACGTTAATTGTTGGCTTTCGCCGGCGTTATGCTACGACAACACGTCAAGCagcaaaagggggaaaaaggggagTGTTCAAAAATACGACAACACCGCAAACCGTTTAAAGGGTGCGATGGAAGGgctggaaaaataaaactcccGACCCAGGCGGCAGAATCGAAGAATGGTTCGGCAAAAATTAAACCAAGTGTTTATCAAGGTTTTGCTGAGCTAGTTGCATACAGCTAGGGGTAATCGGTAACAATGAAATCGCTTTGAAATATGTAAtttgtattaaattaaatttttcattttaaatataaaaatacagtgaaccctctcttatttgagaggcgatgggactgtcgaataagaggggttttcaaattacagaggtgtaaagtgaatgaaaggtccatccaaacaagaaagagacagaacatttagtatgcagccttaactgttgctataggaaactgcgaacaggattgccaatttgagcatacatcattcaataaccatggcaacaccatacacaaataagagggacacagatttcagaggttttccaaattagaggaacaaaaatgtactggaaatcaagggactgtgcaaaatgttcaaataagagaggtttttcaaattggagaggtgtcaaaaaGAGAGGGTTTACTGTAATCCTATTTAAGCGCCAAAAAGTATGCTACCCACTCAACAGGAACAATAAaatgcgcctaaaagtatgcaatttgtatgaaatcctttttaaatagaaaatttcaaattgaaaCGCCCGGAAGTATGCAACACGACAACACAATATCACCTCAAAAGAGACAGAATATGCTAACTAACAAGGTGTCGTCACCTGGGAATGTTTATAACAGcacgaaaaaaaggataataGCGCTTGACACTGGAAACCACCAATTATCGAATAAGCATACCGTGTACAGCCGTCCGCTCGCGAGCCTTTATCCATCCCTGGCGGCTTCACCATCCTGCACCACCACTTCACGGGTAAAAGTATCCCTAATTGGACGGTATCCCCTTGTGTAGGGAGAATCATTTTGAATATCAAAAGAAGAGGGGGGGAACCTATCGTCCGTCTCCAGCACTTCTCGTGTGCACTTTCCACCCGAAAGTGGGAAAAGTGAAGAAGCGAAAGCTGCTACACGTGAACCAGTGGCCAGAAGGTTTAATTCTTCCCCGTTTCATCTAATTCATTACCGCGGGAACATGAGCGCGAGAAATTTGTTACGGGCAAAAAGGGTGAGAGATTTTCCACCGACCACGGTCCCACGGTCAGGAGCCGACAAGGGCCGTCCCACCGGCGGCCGGGCTAGCATTTATGAAACCCTCGGTGATGAATTTTTCATTCCGTTTACTGCTTCCCGTTTGTTCCATACGCTTGGCATTGCAGGTGTGTGTAGAAGGCCTGGGACGCGTGTGAGAGAAATGGAAAACTCGTTTAAAAGCAGCTCGTACGAACACTTTCGGCATCATTCCCTAAGTGGTTTTTAATAACTTCATTCGGACTACGAGCAGTGCTGACTGGTTGCTGGAGCTGACAAAATTTCGGACTCTAGGGGTGTGCTTGaaaattagaggaacaaaaagaagaaaaaaagcaagaagTCCCAGCTACGACAAATGGAGGTCCTAAACTGTCCGCTACTGTCGGTGAATGTGCGCGTGTGGCGCTTCTGGTCATTCGTGCTGGTGCACAACTGGCGACGGTACATCAGCATCATCCCGGTGACGGCGCTGAACGTGTTCATGTTTGCCGACCTGTACCGGGCCTGGGGcaacatcgaggaggtcattATTAATGCTTATTTTGCGGTGCTCTATTTCAACGCGGTGGTAAGTGCATTCCGGGCCCGGGCAAAACTCTGGGGGAACTCCGATCAGGGGTTGATTAATTTGCGGGTTTCGGTTGCGGTTTCACATGCAGCTGCGCACGCTGATACTAGTGTACAATCGGGACAAGTACGAGTCATTCCTGGCCGGTGCGGCCAGCGTGTACGAGGAAATACGAGTAAGTGAAAGTTTCCTTTTCCGCAAACGGATCAAAGCGGGCGATAGGGAAGAAATTCGAACTGTATTGCATACCTTCGGgcgcttacacatgctcgagCAGCAATCGAGGAGTGAGCGATACATTTCGCCTGCAGCTATGCAATTGATTGTAGCATTTTAGCAAGCCGTTTGCCTAAAAACTTCTTTTTAAGGCTATCAACGATGACGTCATCACGAAACTCGTTTCAACGTACACTAAAAGGGCTCGCTTCCTGTCCATCTCCAACCTGGCGCTCGGTGCGTTCATCAGTGGGTGTTTCGTTGTGTATCCACTGTTTACCGGGCAGCGGGGCCTACCGTACGGGATGTTCATACCGGGCGTGAACAATTTCGACTCACCGCAGTACGAAATCTTCTACATCACCCAGCTGGTGCTGACGTTCCCCGGGTGCTGTATGTACATTCCGTACACGAGCTTCTTCGCCTCGAGCACCCTGTTCGGGCTGGTGCAGATCAAAACGTTGCAGCATCAGCTGAAAACCTTCCGCAGCTCGGAAATGCTCAACGAAAGCACGGTAGTACTCAACCGAAAGCTGCAGAAGCTGATCGAAGATCACAAGCGAATCATTCGGtaggttgtgttgtgtttgaagAGGGATAGAATCGTATTATAAGTAatcagtttttgtgtgttttaaattcAGCTATGTGAAAGATCTTAACGATCTGGTAACCTACATCTGCCTGATAGAGTTCCTGTCGTTCGGATTAATGTTGTGCGCGCTGCTGTTCTTACTTAATATTGTAATTTTCTACTTCCGAGCAACGAACAGCATTCACTgtttgttttccccctttccaGATCAGTGTGATGGCTCAGATCGTTATCGTTGGAGCGTATATATTCATGATCCTCACACAAATATTTGCCTTCTACTGGCACTCGAACGAGGTGCGGGAGGAAAGCATGGCCATCGCACAGGCCTCGTACAGCGGACCGTGGCTGAATGTGGATGACACTATTAAAAAGAAGCTTCTCATGATGACGATCCGTGCCCAGCGTCCACTAGAGGTAATTACAACCCGGAGAAATATCAATGCTTCACAGGCTACACTTGTCTACTTCTTCCTATCGAACAGATCACAGTCGGTAACGTGTATCCGATGACGCTGGAAATGTTTCAATCACTGCTGAATGCGTCCTACTCGTACTTTACGCTTCTGAGAAGAGTTTACAATTAAAAGATGGCAATGATAGCATGAACTTAACGCGATAAGTTTGGAAGCATAGTACGCCCACCAACGCCCACCCACATACTTACAACTTTACACTTTAATAACCACAAAAAAGGCTACGGGAGCCCAGTGAAGAGAGGGCAAGCAGACTAAAAGCCACCGAAAATCGTGATAAATCATCCAGCCAgctcatcatcgtcatcatcgctCCACCTTTCTGTTTGGTGATAAATTCATCCCGATGGTGCAAGTTTTGAGTCCCTAAACTTTGCTCTTAATCTCCACTTCAAGCATG
Coding sequences within:
- the LOC120901831 gene encoding odorant receptor Or2-like; this translates as MEVLNCPLLSVNVRVWRFWSFVLVHNWRRYISIIPVTALNVFMFADLYRAWGNIEEVIINAYFAVLYFNAVLRTLILVYNRDKYESFLAGAASVYEEIRAINDDVITKLVSTYTKRARFLSISNLALGAFISGCFVVYPLFTGQRGLPYGMFIPGVNNFDSPQYEIFYITQLVLTFPGCCMYIPYTSFFASSTLFGLVQIKTLQHQLKTFRSSEMLNESTVVLNRKLQKLIEDHKRIIRYVKDLNDLVTYICLIEFLSFGLMLCALLFLLNIISVMAQIVIVGAYIFMILTQIFAFYWHSNEVREESMAIAQASYSGPWLNVDDTIKKKLLMMTIRAQRPLEITVGNVYPMTLEMFQSLLNASYSYFTLLRRVYN